A part of Mycolicibacterium sp. TUM20985 genomic DNA contains:
- a CDS encoding DUF4153 domain-containing protein yields the protein MTDQGWYAPQGPPRAPALPPMLGPLPPRHGEVGWTIWPHRVWPLDPLARAPRRVVLAALVVGGLGTALWRPTVLSIGYLVVGVMVFVVVYGTGARRPTRTEWLGMELTLALLAVPALLAAQWLGVLCVAAAWLVAWCTLGGGHTWTAVVTAPLLPWLLPARVMAWTRKSLSESTRDGVAAPKLVRIVTVLAITVALVAVFGGLFAAADPAFAHVMSNVVPSFDVGDVVARVVVFGLVLAFALGGAYLVRYAPRLDALAPAPARTIPRWEWAVPLGVLDALFIAFVIVQAAVLFGGHDHVLETEGLTYAEYARQGFWQLLWVSALTLLVIGVVIRVAGRHAAADRRLLRLLVGTTCATSVVVVVSAIHRMWLYQQAYGFSVQRVMVIAIESWLGVVFVLVAVAGIRMVGRWLPRAVLVAGALTLLTVAATNPERLIAERNIDRYEQTGLLDTDYLLSLSPDVEPALERLPEAVRQCARYRDDDRDPWYAFNLSRSNADRDGTPPGDACESYRVTS from the coding sequence ATGACGGATCAGGGCTGGTACGCCCCGCAGGGACCGCCACGGGCGCCCGCCTTGCCGCCGATGCTCGGGCCGTTGCCGCCACGGCACGGCGAAGTGGGCTGGACGATCTGGCCGCACCGGGTGTGGCCGCTCGATCCGCTGGCGCGGGCCCCACGACGCGTCGTCCTCGCCGCGCTCGTGGTCGGCGGTCTCGGTACGGCGCTATGGCGCCCCACGGTGCTGAGCATCGGCTATCTCGTCGTGGGGGTGATGGTGTTCGTCGTCGTGTACGGCACCGGCGCTCGGCGGCCCACCAGGACGGAGTGGCTCGGCATGGAACTGACTCTGGCGCTGCTCGCGGTGCCCGCACTGCTCGCGGCGCAGTGGCTCGGGGTGCTGTGCGTCGCCGCGGCGTGGCTGGTGGCGTGGTGCACCCTGGGCGGCGGCCACACCTGGACCGCCGTGGTCACCGCACCCTTGCTGCCGTGGCTGCTCCCAGCCCGGGTGATGGCGTGGACGCGAAAGTCCTTGTCGGAGTCGACTCGTGATGGCGTCGCGGCACCGAAGTTGGTGCGGATCGTCACCGTGCTGGCGATCACGGTCGCGCTCGTCGCGGTGTTCGGCGGGCTGTTCGCCGCCGCGGACCCGGCGTTCGCGCACGTGATGAGCAACGTCGTGCCGTCGTTCGACGTCGGGGACGTCGTCGCGCGGGTCGTGGTCTTCGGGCTGGTGCTGGCCTTCGCTCTGGGCGGGGCGTACCTCGTGCGGTACGCGCCTCGCTTGGACGCCCTGGCGCCGGCGCCGGCGCGGACCATTCCGAGGTGGGAGTGGGCGGTGCCGCTCGGAGTGCTGGACGCCTTGTTCATCGCCTTCGTCATCGTCCAGGCCGCCGTGCTGTTCGGCGGTCACGATCACGTTCTCGAGACGGAGGGGCTGACGTACGCCGAGTACGCGAGACAGGGCTTTTGGCAGCTGCTCTGGGTGTCGGCGTTGACGCTGTTGGTGATCGGCGTCGTCATCCGCGTGGCCGGACGTCATGCCGCCGCGGACCGGCGATTGTTGCGGTTACTGGTCGGAACGACGTGCGCGACGTCGGTCGTGGTCGTCGTCTCGGCGATCCATCGCATGTGGCTCTATCAGCAGGCGTACGGGTTTAGCGTGCAGCGGGTCATGGTGATCGCGATCGAGTCCTGGCTCGGTGTGGTGTTCGTGCTCGTCGCCGTGGCGGGCATTCGGATGGTCGGCCGCTGGCTGCCTCGCGCCGTACTCGTCGCGGGGGCGCTGACATTGTTGACGGTGGCGGCGACCAACCCCGAACGGTTGATCGCCGAGAGGAACATCGACCGCTACGAGCAGACCGGGTTGCTGGACACCGACTATCTGTTGTCCTTGTCGCCAGACGTCGAGCCGGCCCTGGAGCGCCTGCCCGAAGCGGTGCGGCAGTGCGCGAGATACCGTGACGACGACCGGGACCCCTGGTACGCGTTCAACCTGTCGCGGTCCAACGCTGATCGCGACGGGACGCCGCCGGGCGACGCCTGCGAGTCGTATCGGGTCACCAGCTAG